A region of the Melospiza melodia melodia isolate bMelMel2 chromosome 29, bMelMel2.pri, whole genome shotgun sequence genome:
TAAGAGGTACAAGAGAAAAATAAGACAAGGAAAAGCATTATTGGCTGTTGAATAAAATATATCACTTCCAGATGAAAAGCCAAAGGATGCAAAAGAATGGCAGAGGGAGAAAGCTCCAGCTGAAAACAGGGTTATGAAGAAGAAATTTGGGGGTTTAGAAACTacagaaatggaaataaatgggaaaacagagaaaaacaaagggAGATTCCCAAACAACAGGAGCAAAGGTTTAATTTCTCATGGGCAGCAGGATCAGAGGGAACAGAAGAGGAGAGGGAAGAGAACAGCAGAGATGGacacagcaaggcagggactgcagaggGAAAAGCCCTGCCTGGTGGGGATAACACACAGTGCAGAACAGAGCAGGAAAGGAGGGAGTTTGCAATCAAACATACGTTTTTAATGTGCTGGCAGCCGGCTGCTGCTCCGTGCCAAGCACAggcaggtgtcacacacagtttGTGTTCTGCTTGCTGAAGCAGTCGGTGTCATGCTGGCGACTCTGATTCCATCCCAGGCACAGGAAGGCAGGTCGGTGCTGCACAGAGTAATTAACTCTGCTTTATTCCTCCCCTTGGAAGAGCAGACAGAAAACGCCCCCTCAGGTGACATTTTCTGCAGCCAAAGTATTGCAGGCTTGAAGCAGTGGGGACAGAAAATATCaatgtttagggttttttgggttaACTGAGCCCAAGTGCCTGGGGTTGGAACAGGATCGTCTTTaaaatcctttccaacccaaaccatggtgtaattctgagattctgtgataaAGTCACTTATCAAACCACACCGGCCTGGGTCTGATGTGGGCAAGATGTGGTGGTGGAGAGACAGGATTTATAAACAggctgaaatatttattttaaatggaaattcCTCGTCTTGACGTTAGAAGATGCTTGTAGCATTGACAAACCTCCCTAGTTTGGCTTGGCTGTCCCAGACCCCCAGCACGGCTGTTCCAAACCCGTGTCAGCATTCCTATATTAACAAAATCTGCCTGGTTTTGGCCCTAAATACAATTGAGGGCGCGAACAGCTCGATTTTCAGGGTTGTGGGGTGAAAGTGCGTTCAGAGCCGGGTGGCGCCGGCCAAGGCGAGGTAATGAAGCACCAATCCGCCCGGACCGGGAGGGAGCGGAGGGAAATTCCCGTTCCAccgggagcagctctgggaccgGGTCCAAGGCCGCGGGACGGGGAGCGGCTGGAGCggggtcctggggatcccatGGGGGCAGGAGGGCCGAGATTGAATAGGGACGGGGTCAGCAGGACCGGGGTTCAATAGGGACCGGGTCAGCAGGACCGGGGTTCAATAGGGACCGGGTGAGCAGGGCCAAGATTGAATAGGGACCAGGTCAGCAGGGCCAAGATTGAATAGGGACCAGGTCAGCAGGGCCGGGGTTCAGTAGGGACCGGGTCAGCAGGGCCGGGGTTCAATACGGACCGGGTGAGCAGGGCCGGGATTCAATAGGGACCGGGTCAGTAGGAGCGGGGTTCAATAGGGACCGGGTCAGTAGGGCCAGGATTCAATAGGGACCGGGTCAGCAGGGCCGGGATTCAATAGGGACCGGGTCAGTAGGGCGGGGTTCAATAGGGACCGGGTGAGCAGGGCCGGGATTCAATAGGGACCGGGTGAGCAGGGCCGGGATTCAATAGGGACCGGGTCAGTAGGGCCAGGATTCAATAGGGACCGGGTCAGCAGGACCGGGGTTCAGTAGGGCCGAGTCAGTAGGAGCGGGGTTCAATAGGGACCGGGTCAGCAGGGCCGGGGTTCAATAGGactggggtggggatgggggctGGAATTGgagccgggaccgggaccgggatcggGACCAACATCGGGATCGGGACTGGGACTAGAACCAGGATCGGCATCGGGGCCGGAACCAGAACCGGGACTGGGATCGAGGGCAAGATGGGGGGCCGGGATCGGGATCAGAATTGGGACCGGGactgggatcgggatcgggatcgatGCCGGAACTAGAACCGAGATCGGCATCGGGGCCGGGATGGGGGCTGGGATCGGGATTTAGCACTTGCCCCCCCGGGCGCGCCCCCGCCTCCGGCAGCGCGCAGAAAGCCCCGCCCACCCCTCCACCGTCAGCCAATGGGAAGCGCGGAGATAGAACCGGGGGGCGGGTAAAGCGGGGTCCGCGcctcttccctccttcccttaGCCAAtagacagcgcgggcgccgctgCGGGCAGCGCTGATTGGCCGGGGCGGCGCGGTTGCTAGGCAgaagcggcggcgcggggcggcatGGCCGGCGAGCTGGGCGTGGGGCCGggggtgctggcgctgctgctgctctgggccatGGCGCTGCTGCTCGTGATGGCGCTGGGCCGCGCCGGTCGCGCCCGGTGAGCGCGGGGACCGGGCGGGACGGGGAGAGGACGGGGCGGCCCTGGTGAGCCGGGAAGACCGGGACGGGACGGGGTGGATGCGGGACCGGCCCAGTGAACGCGGGGATGGGGTGGGACCGGGCCCGGTGAGcgcggggatggggacggggcgGGGACGGGACCGGCCCGGTGAGAGCGGGGATGGGGCGGGACCGGACCCAATGAGCCGGGGAGACAGGGACGGGACGGGGTGGGTGCGGGACCGGGCCCGGTGAGcgcggggatggggacggggcgGGGACGGGACCGGAGCCGATGAACGCGGGGATGGAGTTGGACAGGCACGGTGAGCGCGGGAATAGGGCGGAACCGGCCCGGTGATcgcggggatgggatgggaccgaCCCGGTGATcgcggggatgggatgggaccggCCCGGTGATCGCGGGGATGGGGACGGGACCGACCCGGTGATCGCGGGGATGGGACGGGACCGGCCCGGTGATCGCGGGGATGGGGACGGGACCGGCCCGGTGATcgcggggatgggatgggaccgaCCCGGTGATCGCAGGGTTCGGGCCCGCCGGAGCTGAGCTCGCCCCCCGCTCCCGTCCCGCCGCAGGGTCGGAGCGGTGCCGGTGCTGCTCGGAGCCGCCGCGCTCACGGCCGCGCTGCTGCTGTTCCCCCGGGAGGGCGAGAGCCCGGGCCCCGCCGGCGCTGAGGAGGTGAGACCGGGCTGAGGGGAGGGCGGAACCGCCGGGATCCCGGGATGGGCCCGGCTCCTGTCCCGAAGCCCCGGGGCTCGGCCTTTTCCGTGGGCATGGCCCCAGAGGAGTCTCTGAGGCAGGGACGGCCCCTACGGCCATCCTGGAGCCCTGGGAATGGTTCCTCACCCGGGCATGGGCTGGAGGATGCTCTGGGAATGGTTCCTCATttcagggatgggctgcaggatGCCCTGGGAATGGTTCCTCACCCGGGGTTGGGCTGCAGGATGCTCTGGG
Encoded here:
- the TMEM218 gene encoding transmembrane protein 218, whose amino-acid sequence is MAGELGVGPGVLALLLLWAMALLLVMALGRAGRARERGDGVGPGPVSAGMGTGRGRDRPARPPLPSRRRVGAVPVLLGAAALTAALLLFPREGESPGPAGAEEVVDTFLIGRFVLLAVMSLVFLGCLFLFLIYHLMEPVYAKPLHSR